The following DNA comes from Camelina sativa cultivar DH55 chromosome 14, Cs, whole genome shotgun sequence.
CAGGATCAATCTGGAAAGACATTGTTCTTTCACCTTCAAGGTTTAACATTCAACAAGGACTCAAACACTCGATTCAGAAAGTAGAAAGATCTAAACAACATCTCAACAACACCACCAAAAGCTGAATAGGTCTTTGTTAAGATTGTATACAAACCATTGTATGTAACAAAATTAGGCTTCAAGAAACTCAGATTTGGCATCTTCAACGATTGATGAAAACagatttatctttatatatatatgattttgaaaGCATAGTAATAGTTCAAGGAGCCATTGAATTACACAAGAAAGAAGActgagataaagaaaaaaagcaaagaagtcACACATAAAGGATCATTGAATTATACAAAGACTAACCACCTATCGTTAACCCCTTCTTCTACctaagaaaccctaatttcacttCCTCGCCCTTGTCGAAGCCCTCTTTGCTGGAGACTTCACCGTCTTTGGCTTCACAACCTTCTTCACCggggtcttcttcttcgtcgccACCGTCTTCTTCACAGCAACAGCTTTCTTCGCCGGGGATGTAACCTTGGCCGTTTTCGCCGCCTTGGTAGCCTTGGGCTTCGCAGCAACAGCTTTCCTCTTAGGCGCAGCAGTGGCTTTAGCCTGAGCCTTAGCCTTGGTAGTCACTTTCTTCGCAGCAGCTGTCTTAGGTTTAACCGCCGTCGATTTCTTAGATTTGGAAGTCGCCGCCGTGACCTTTCCCTTTGGCTTGGTAACCGCCGCGGTTGCAGATTTCTTCTTCGCTGGTACCGCCGCTGCCTTAGGAGGTGATGACGACTTAGCCAACGCCGACGCAGACGGAAGCTTGAACGAGGCTTTGACCTTGACGAGCTTCCCAGAAGCAACAAGTCTCTTCAAGTTATGCAGCAACAGCTTCCTGAACGTTGGTGGGAGCTCCTTACGCTTCTCCTCGATGAACTTCTGAATCGCGTATTGGCTAGATCCAGTTCTCTCCTTCAACGTAACAATCGCATCCTTAATCATCTGAAaaccacaacaacacaaacaacaaaatcaatctcCAAATCTCATAATCTACAAATCAA
Coding sequences within:
- the LOC104739237 gene encoding histone H1.1-like codes for the protein MTTSEMEIENTATIDGNNAVDTTVTEAAAVEKKKPAAKVRKSKKIKEVKEKKAVSAAAPKKRTVSSHPPYEEMIKDAIVTLKERTGSSQYAIQKFIEEKRKELPPTFRKLLLHNLKRLVASGKLVKVKASFKLPSASALAKSSSPPKAAAVPAKKKSATAAVTKPKGKVTAATSKSKKSTAVKPKTAAAKKVTTKAKAQAKATAAPKRKAVAAKPKATKAAKTAKVTSPAKKAVAVKKTVATKKKTPVKKVVKPKTVKSPAKRASTRARK